The proteins below come from a single uncultured Carboxylicivirga sp. genomic window:
- a CDS encoding response regulator: MSKNQNKKFYLKEPVVNKLYLLLAIYIITIAAIISIENYFDQSYATKYRYAIQNQEQLAKLEHLLHKNLLELHIALKSYSSVTIQQQSTNIENEITNLTERSIEIINVIDQGGTIEDKRAVNLHAQDVVTNVITYTEDKYTGSIREVRELAPLINKMHSLSERVARKIEATLLVPNGADNVAKATDLYIKQAEASLERLHEIENKISYDISKRLVTLNNQSITVLKRYNNLKYLSLCVFTLFVVFLTYFLLSQIRNLIINQRKAEQNNKKLIQAVEQSPISIMITDTQGNVEYVNKGFKSLAGFSKSELNSGSANFFQVQEGVNEFAEVLWQTIQEGKVWTGEISSLKDDGSVFWEKVLISPVLSEDKTISNYIAIKEDTTEKKLLTESLKESNKTLSTITENLPVGILLVDNNKQLIQLNQTASKIMGFQSISQATAHFKNHSYNELFTTNKRDAYKNEQSGIKVESLDERLEVKENNISREILKNIIPVTLDNKEVFLEAFMDISAQKEIQKKEAESNKAKSEFLANMSHEIRTPMNGIIGATELLSKTRLSKEQKNVISIIGRSCDNLLNIINDILDFSKIEAGKMKIESYAFNLRSTVEYLMDQMSFKGREKGLELLSDMEDTIPSIVIGDESRLIQVLINLMGNAVKFTAEGEVVLKVEIEQQQGTNITLHFSVEDSGIGIPKNKLEKIFESFTQADGSTTRKFGGTGLGTSISKMLVELMGGKIWVESPNPNFMWSTENPGSVFHFTLPLIIDKNQKAYEIDKNLFSSINTLIVDNHKTNLLLLKKTLNNWHINSEAVNDEKSALSILSNRQDFNLIIIDSHVFSKADDNFLTSIKELHKNIHIILFTSDTRWKPINQLKGVDYILQKPVKHTELLHTIEKLFGSKHTRTVDGEEIQTLQERIKDKHVLLVEDNIINQKIAEKMLDRIGLQIDIAKNGEEAVNMITNEENEEYHLIFMDVQMPVMNGLDATRKLRELNIETPIIAMTANALKGDREVCIEAGMNDYIGKPVKMDDLEAILEKWL, translated from the coding sequence GTGAGTAAAAATCAAAATAAAAAATTCTATTTGAAAGAACCTGTAGTTAATAAACTATATCTTCTTTTGGCTATTTATATAATTACCATTGCAGCTATTATAAGTATTGAAAACTATTTTGATCAATCTTATGCTACCAAATATAGATATGCCATTCAAAATCAAGAACAACTGGCTAAACTCGAACACCTTCTTCACAAAAATCTACTTGAATTACATATTGCATTAAAAAGCTACTCTTCTGTAACTATACAACAACAGTCAACAAATATTGAAAATGAAATAACTAACCTAACAGAGAGAAGTATTGAGATTATCAATGTTATCGATCAGGGTGGAACCATTGAAGATAAAAGAGCTGTTAATTTACATGCTCAGGATGTTGTTACTAATGTTATCACATACACAGAGGATAAATATACAGGTAGTATACGTGAAGTAAGAGAATTAGCTCCGTTAATTAATAAGATGCACAGTCTGTCGGAACGGGTTGCCAGAAAAATAGAAGCAACACTATTAGTACCTAATGGTGCCGACAACGTAGCTAAAGCTACTGACTTATACATAAAGCAAGCAGAAGCTTCTCTTGAAAGGCTTCACGAAATTGAGAATAAAATATCCTACGACATTAGTAAAAGGCTTGTGACTCTAAACAATCAAAGTATAACTGTACTTAAGCGATACAACAATCTAAAATACCTATCGCTTTGTGTATTTACTTTGTTTGTTGTTTTTCTTACTTACTTCCTTTTATCACAAATTAGAAATCTGATAATTAATCAGCGTAAAGCAGAGCAAAATAATAAAAAGCTAATTCAGGCTGTTGAACAAAGCCCAATTTCAATCATGATTACCGATACTCAAGGCAATGTTGAGTATGTTAATAAAGGATTTAAATCACTGGCTGGTTTTTCAAAATCAGAACTTAATAGTGGTAGTGCCAACTTTTTTCAGGTACAAGAAGGTGTAAATGAATTTGCTGAAGTATTATGGCAAACCATTCAGGAAGGTAAAGTATGGACCGGCGAAATTTCGAGTTTAAAAGATGATGGCTCCGTTTTTTGGGAGAAAGTACTGATCTCACCTGTATTAAGTGAAGATAAAACCATCTCGAATTATATTGCAATTAAGGAAGATACAACTGAAAAGAAATTATTAACCGAATCGTTAAAAGAATCGAACAAAACACTTTCAACTATTACAGAAAATCTTCCGGTTGGTATATTATTGGTTGACAATAACAAACAATTAATTCAACTAAATCAAACTGCGTCTAAGATAATGGGTTTCCAATCAATTTCGCAGGCAACAGCTCATTTTAAAAATCATTCATATAACGAGCTCTTTACAACAAACAAGAGAGATGCATACAAGAATGAACAATCGGGCATTAAAGTTGAATCGTTGGACGAACGACTAGAAGTTAAAGAGAACAATATTTCGCGCGAAATATTAAAGAATATTATTCCGGTAACACTAGATAACAAAGAGGTATTTCTTGAGGCATTTATGGATATAAGTGCTCAAAAAGAGATTCAGAAAAAAGAGGCAGAATCGAACAAAGCTAAATCTGAGTTTCTGGCCAATATGAGTCATGAAATACGGACTCCTATGAACGGAATTATTGGTGCGACCGAATTGTTATCCAAAACACGGTTGTCGAAAGAGCAAAAGAATGTGATATCAATTATTGGCCGATCTTGCGACAACCTACTAAATATCATTAACGACATTCTTGACTTTTCAAAAATTGAAGCCGGTAAAATGAAAATTGAGTCTTATGCGTTCAACCTTCGTTCAACCGTTGAATATTTAATGGACCAAATGTCGTTTAAAGGCCGAGAAAAGGGCTTAGAATTGCTTAGCGATATGGAAGATACCATACCATCAATCGTTATTGGAGATGAAAGCCGATTAATTCAGGTATTGATTAATTTAATGGGAAATGCAGTTAAATTTACTGCCGAAGGTGAAGTAGTTCTTAAAGTTGAGATCGAACAACAACAAGGTACTAATATCACTCTTCATTTTTCTGTAGAAGATTCGGGAATTGGTATTCCTAAAAACAAGCTTGAAAAGATTTTTGAATCATTTACTCAGGCCGATGGATCGACAACTCGTAAATTTGGAGGAACTGGCTTGGGAACAAGCATTTCAAAGATGCTAGTTGAACTAATGGGAGGTAAAATTTGGGTAGAAAGTCCCAATCCGAATTTTATGTGGTCAACTGAAAATCCTGGCTCAGTATTTCATTTCACGCTTCCTTTAATTATCGACAAAAACCAAAAAGCTTACGAAATAGATAAAAATCTATTTAGCTCCATCAATACATTAATTGTTGATAATCACAAAACTAACCTACTACTATTAAAGAAAACTCTCAACAACTGGCATATTAATTCCGAAGCTGTTAATGATGAAAAATCGGCTCTCTCAATACTCTCTAATCGCCAGGACTTTAACCTTATTATTATTGATAGCCATGTATTCAGTAAAGCCGATGATAATTTCTTAACAAGCATCAAAGAACTGCATAAAAATATTCACATCATACTATTCACTTCTGATACTAGATGGAAACCAATAAATCAGTTAAAAGGTGTTGATTATATTTTACAAAAACCAGTTAAACATACCGAGCTTTTACATACCATCGAAAAACTTTTTGGCAGCAAACACACTAGAACTGTGGATGGAGAAGAAATACAAACGCTTCAGGAGCGCATAAAAGACAAACATGTATTATTGGTTGAAGACAATATCATTAATCAGAAAATAGCTGAAAAAATGCTTGATCGCATAGGTTTGCAGATTGATATTGCAAAGAATGGAGAAGAGGCTGTGAACATGATAACCAATGAAGAAAACGAAGAATATCACCTGATATTTATGGATGTTCAGATGCCAGTGATGAACGGTTTGGATGCTACTCGTAAACTTCGAGAGTTGAATATTGAAACACCAATAATTGCAATGACTGCCAATGCTTTGAAAGGTGACAGAGAAGTTTGTATTGAAGCGGGTATGAACGATTATATTGGTAAACCTGTTAAAATGGACGACTTAGAAGCAATACTTGAAAAGTGGCTATAA
- a CDS encoding substrate-binding domain-containing protein, with protein sequence MAKYIIWILLFSGVLVTFSGCKQKKKDTAFNEKSQKEILVYCENSMLDIVLNLKEQFEEEYNCKIRIQNDCAQNLMDVISYTGKGDIYIPSSTATFEKFYSQTGQALMDSVLVGYNSLTFMVKKGNPTKFDGKFSSLLHNKYSLIIADPETSSVGLETQKLLKRHNIYNEILPQVVSLTTDSRGLIKSLKNNQADVVIDWKSNQYVSPNREYIEIIQPKTENNHLIPTYAATLSCSSQPTLSNAFLNFTNTHLNESQLSKYGFTRRETIIF encoded by the coding sequence ATGGCCAAATACATAATATGGATACTACTCTTTAGTGGAGTGCTTGTTACTTTTTCGGGATGCAAACAAAAGAAAAAAGATACTGCTTTTAATGAAAAATCGCAGAAAGAGATTCTTGTGTATTGTGAAAATTCAATGCTTGACATCGTTTTAAATTTAAAAGAACAATTTGAAGAAGAATATAACTGTAAGATTCGTATACAAAATGACTGCGCTCAAAATCTAATGGATGTAATAAGTTACACCGGTAAAGGTGATATATATATACCTTCATCTACAGCTACTTTTGAAAAATTCTACAGCCAAACCGGACAAGCATTAATGGATTCTGTTTTGGTTGGCTACAACTCTTTAACTTTTATGGTTAAAAAAGGAAATCCAACAAAATTTGATGGTAAGTTTTCGTCTCTGCTACATAACAAATACTCATTAATTATAGCTGATCCAGAAACCAGTTCTGTTGGTTTAGAAACACAAAAGTTACTGAAACGGCACAATATTTATAATGAAATTTTACCTCAGGTTGTATCATTAACAACTGACTCAAGAGGATTAATAAAGAGCCTTAAAAACAATCAAGCTGATGTGGTTATTGACTGGAAAAGCAATCAATATGTTAGCCCAAACCGTGAATACATCGAAATAATTCAACCAAAAACAGAAAATAATCATCTTATTCCAACTTATGCAGCAACACTCTCATGCAGCTCTCAACCAACACTTTCCAACGCATTTTTAAATTTCACTAATACACATTTAAACGAATCTCAATTAAGTAAGTACGGTTTTACTAGAAGAGAAACGATAATTTTTTAA
- a CDS encoding lysylphosphatidylglycerol synthase transmembrane domain-containing protein → MTDNSGKILRSIRPGKITFPIVIGLAATGYFLYREFDPTVISTFSFTLQSLFWFFISFLMIAFRDLGYIYRIRLLSGDQITWRKAFNIIMLWEFTSAITPSAIGGTSVAIFFINKEGINIGRSSAIVMVTSFLDELYFIITFPLILLFIGRADIFAFGNSIENGLPFYKNQFFLLAMAGYTIKLLYTIILSYGLFANPRGLKWLLLWIFKLPIIRRWRPQANESGSELIAASREFKDWSFINWLKAFGATAFSWTSRYWIVNSLILAFFGFHFLDWSDHILIFGKQLVMWIMMLVSPTPGGSGFAEWVFKEFLSTMIPIGTGIAMAFMWRLVSYYPYLAIGAFIVPKWVKKHFIKG, encoded by the coding sequence ATGACCGATAACTCCGGCAAAATATTACGCAGTATCCGCCCCGGGAAAATTACTTTTCCCATTGTAATTGGTTTGGCTGCTACCGGTTATTTTCTTTATCGCGAATTTGATCCAACTGTAATAAGTACATTTTCGTTTACACTACAATCACTGTTTTGGTTTTTTATTTCCTTTTTGATGATTGCCTTCCGCGATTTAGGATATATCTATCGTATACGATTATTGAGCGGGGATCAAATAACATGGCGAAAAGCATTTAATATTATCATGCTATGGGAGTTTACCTCAGCAATAACACCTTCGGCTATTGGAGGAACTAGTGTTGCCATATTTTTCATCAACAAAGAAGGTATCAACATTGGTCGCAGTTCAGCTATTGTAATGGTAACTTCCTTTTTAGATGAGTTGTATTTTATCATCACCTTTCCTCTTATACTTCTTTTTATTGGACGCGCCGATATTTTTGCTTTTGGTAATTCCATCGAAAATGGATTACCTTTTTATAAAAATCAGTTTTTTCTGCTAGCCATGGCAGGCTACACAATCAAATTATTATACACCATCATCTTAAGTTATGGATTATTTGCTAATCCCAGAGGACTAAAATGGCTATTGCTCTGGATATTTAAACTACCCATTATACGCCGATGGAGACCGCAAGCCAACGAATCGGGTTCTGAATTAATTGCTGCCTCCCGAGAATTCAAGGACTGGTCGTTTATCAATTGGTTAAAAGCTTTTGGAGCCACTGCTTTTAGTTGGACATCGCGCTACTGGATTGTCAATTCTCTCATCTTAGCATTTTTTGGATTTCACTTCTTAGATTGGAGCGATCACATACTGATTTTTGGAAAACAGCTAGTCATGTGGATTATGATGTTGGTAAGTCCAACTCCAGGTGGTAGTGGATTTGCCGAATGGGTCTTTAAAGAATTTTTATCTACCATGATTCCAATTGGCACGGGAATAGCAATGGCATTTATGTGGCGTTTGGTTAGTTACTACCCATACCTTGCAATTGGTGCTTTTATCGTACCTAAATGGGTAAAAAAGCACTTCATAAAAGGTTAA
- a CDS encoding M20/M25/M40 family metallo-hydrolase — protein MNLKFTALLLLWLIISLSSSAQNQTERLKKHVYTLASDSLEGRGLGTQSKYIAVEYIKDQFAEIGLTPLADDYEHHFSFTENLVHVAGINVVGMIEGNDPELKSKYIVLGAHYDHLGYRIRKGEMIIYNGADDNASGVATIIEAARNLKQNQSKLKYSVIIVAFDAEESGLVGSQCFLSDEVVKPEDIKFMFSVDMVGMYSSIESLEIPGIALLKNGDKKAKLIAEKSNITITKVNSTKVALTDTQSFLDNGIPASHFFTGLKSPYHKPEDTAEKLDYDGMNTICTFLSDLSVDMASGDELVANKKVTQDIPVITFGGKLGLGTSRLVFDNDHLQTTPRIAFDPGLYAQLKITRSLFIQPEVLYDIHSYKMNDSKINMQSITTPISLMLKTYNKNLYSPKLFVLAGAYYSYHLNGKIDGDKMDFDNVYNQDDYGMNLGFGFELYKAQISFTFRKSLQSITQQNTDGEINRSTAHFNFGWRL, from the coding sequence ATGAATTTAAAATTTACTGCACTTTTATTATTATGGCTTATTATAAGTCTTTCTTCTAGTGCTCAAAATCAAACGGAACGATTAAAAAAACACGTATACACCTTAGCCTCTGATAGTTTGGAAGGTAGAGGGCTTGGAACACAAAGTAAGTACATAGCTGTTGAATACATAAAAGATCAGTTTGCAGAAATAGGCCTTACTCCCTTAGCAGATGATTACGAACACCACTTTTCTTTTACTGAAAATCTGGTGCATGTAGCCGGTATTAATGTAGTGGGAATGATTGAAGGAAATGATCCTGAATTAAAATCGAAATATATTGTATTAGGTGCTCATTACGATCATTTGGGCTATCGAATTCGCAAAGGTGAAATGATAATTTACAATGGTGCAGACGATAATGCATCAGGGGTAGCTACTATCATAGAAGCAGCTCGTAATCTAAAACAAAATCAATCAAAACTAAAATACAGTGTTATTATTGTGGCTTTCGATGCCGAAGAAAGTGGGTTGGTTGGTTCTCAATGCTTTTTATCTGATGAAGTAGTTAAACCTGAAGATATCAAATTTATGTTTAGTGTTGATATGGTGGGTATGTATTCCAGCATCGAAAGTTTGGAGATACCGGGTATTGCACTCTTAAAAAATGGCGACAAAAAAGCTAAACTGATTGCAGAGAAATCCAACATTACAATTACCAAAGTCAATTCAACAAAAGTGGCTCTAACCGATACTCAATCATTTCTTGATAATGGAATTCCGGCAAGCCATTTCTTTACTGGTCTAAAATCGCCATACCACAAACCCGAAGATACTGCCGAAAAACTCGATTATGACGGAATGAATACTATTTGTACATTTCTATCTGATCTATCAGTAGATATGGCATCGGGAGATGAATTAGTAGCCAATAAAAAAGTAACGCAAGACATTCCGGTTATCACTTTTGGTGGAAAATTAGGATTAGGAACCAGCCGTTTGGTTTTTGATAACGATCATTTACAAACCACGCCACGCATTGCTTTTGACCCCGGATTATATGCTCAATTGAAAATAACCCGTTCGCTGTTTATCCAACCTGAAGTTTTATACGATATTCATAGTTACAAAATGAATGATAGCAAGATAAATATGCAATCAATTACTACTCCTATTTCACTGATGCTTAAAACGTATAATAAAAACTTATACTCTCCTAAGCTTTTCGTATTGGCTGGAGCATACTATAGCTATCATCTGAACGGTAAAATAGATGGTGATAAAATGGATTTCGATAATGTTTATAATCAAGATGATTACGGAATGAACCTGGGGTTTGGATTTGAACTCTACAAAGCTCAGATAAGTTTTACTTTCCGTAAAAGCCTACAAAGCATTACTCAGCAAAATACCGATGGAGAAATTAACCGTTCAACTGCACATTTTAACTTTGGATGGCGTTTATAG
- a CDS encoding mechanosensitive ion channel domain-containing protein: MKDYLNHAFHSENLLIPIILSIALIGAAWFIGNILTKALRKSIHRQHKGGIEKVVTLIKTPMKILLVVLALMLINTYFKNKLDFNANKAVFLLIVISISWLSIAIIKSLKHFILSSYNILDADNLKARKIHTQMRVFERLLIFLVIFIGLSIALLSFDKVREIGLSLLASAGIAGIIIGFAAQKSLSLLLAGFQIAITQPIRLDDVVIVEGEWGWIEEITLTYVVVRIWDKRRLIVPINYFIEKTFENWTRQSADILGTVFIYVDYGFPVEKMREEMSRLLPDIPEWDGQVNVLQVTNATEKTMELRALVSAKDSPKAWDLRVRLREELIRFMQSKYPEYLPKARIELEKEIVDTTNNLSK; the protein is encoded by the coding sequence ATGAAAGATTACTTAAACCACGCCTTCCATTCCGAAAATTTATTGATTCCCATTATTTTATCGATAGCATTAATTGGGGCAGCATGGTTTATTGGAAATATCCTCACAAAAGCCTTACGTAAATCCATTCATCGCCAGCACAAAGGAGGGATTGAAAAAGTAGTTACACTAATTAAAACTCCCATGAAGATTCTTCTGGTAGTTTTAGCCCTCATGCTAATCAATACCTATTTTAAAAACAAGCTTGATTTTAATGCCAATAAAGCTGTTTTTCTCTTAATAGTAATTAGTATCAGCTGGTTATCTATTGCTATTATCAAAAGCCTTAAACACTTTATTCTTTCATCGTATAACATATTGGATGCCGACAATCTTAAGGCTAGAAAAATACATACGCAAATGCGTGTTTTTGAACGACTATTAATATTTTTAGTCATCTTCATTGGATTATCTATTGCGTTGCTAAGTTTTGACAAAGTGCGCGAAATTGGTCTTAGCTTGCTCGCATCCGCCGGTATTGCAGGTATTATAATTGGTTTTGCAGCTCAAAAAAGTTTATCCTTGTTGTTAGCTGGTTTTCAAATTGCAATTACTCAACCCATACGTCTTGATGATGTAGTTATTGTAGAAGGTGAATGGGGATGGATTGAAGAAATAACACTCACATATGTAGTGGTTCGAATATGGGATAAGCGTAGATTAATTGTACCTATTAACTACTTTATTGAGAAGACTTTTGAAAACTGGACTCGCCAATCGGCAGATATACTAGGAACTGTTTTTATTTATGTTGATTATGGTTTTCCGGTAGAAAAGATGCGTGAGGAAATGAGTCGTCTTTTACCCGATATTCCGGAATGGGATGGACAGGTAAATGTTTTACAGGTTACCAACGCCACAGAAAAAACCATGGAACTAAGAGCTTTAGTAAGCGCTAAAGATTCGCCCAAAGCATGGGATTTGCGAGTACGACTACGTGAAGAATTAATTCGTTTTATGCAGAGCAAATATCCAGAATATTTACCTAAAGCCCGAATTGAATTGGAAAAGGAAATTGTTGATACTACAAACAACCTATCAAAATAA
- a CDS encoding RNA-binding protein: MKNIFISNLSYAITDGDLQELFEEYGQVSSAKIITDRETRKSRGFGFVEMPDGDAAGKAIEELDRAEYDGRVINVKEAEARPQRNNNRGGNGGGNRRRY, encoded by the coding sequence ATGAAGAATATTTTTATTTCGAACCTGAGCTATGCTATTACTGATGGTGATCTTCAGGAACTTTTCGAGGAGTATGGACAAGTAAGTTCAGCCAAAATCATTACTGACCGCGAAACACGTAAATCAAGAGGATTTGGTTTTGTTGAAATGCCTGATGGCGATGCAGCTGGTAAAGCTATCGAAGAGCTTGACCGTGCAGAGTACGATGGTCGTGTTATCAACGTAAAAGAAGCGGAAGCTCGTCCACAACGTAACAACAACCGTGGTGGAAACGGTGGTGGTAACCGTCGTCGTTACTAA
- a CDS encoding NUDIX hydrolase N-terminal domain-containing protein — MDYLNAIKRIKALAETGLVYAQNGYEIERNQELIDLSKELMAAIIDQPIEVIDRFYLPPKEYPTPKVDVRGFILNDQDEILMAKEMVDKKWTIPGGWADIGFTPSEIAIKEVEEETGIQSEVVRLLAVYDKRCHNHPASTFYVYKIVFLCKVTGGKLRGAFDIEDSGWFSIDNLPELSEDRIVKSQMEELFKLAKNELLPVVYD; from the coding sequence ATGGATTATTTAAATGCAATAAAGCGCATTAAAGCTTTGGCTGAAACCGGTTTGGTTTATGCGCAAAATGGTTATGAGATAGAGCGAAATCAAGAATTAATTGATTTAAGTAAGGAATTAATGGCTGCTATTATAGATCAACCGATAGAAGTAATAGATCGGTTTTATTTACCTCCCAAAGAATATCCAACCCCTAAGGTTGATGTGCGAGGTTTTATTTTAAATGATCAGGATGAAATATTGATGGCTAAGGAGATGGTAGATAAGAAATGGACCATTCCGGGAGGTTGGGCTGATATAGGTTTTACACCATCTGAAATTGCCATAAAAGAAGTAGAAGAGGAAACCGGTATACAGTCAGAGGTAGTTCGGCTTTTGGCTGTGTATGATAAGCGTTGCCACAATCATCCTGCATCAACATTTTATGTTTATAAAATTGTATTTCTCTGCAAAGTAACCGGAGGTAAATTACGGGGAGCTTTTGATATTGAAGATTCTGGTTGGTTTTCAATTGATAATTTACCTGAATTATCCGAAGATAGAATTGTTAAATCACAGATGGAAGAATTGTTTAAATTGGCTAAGAACGAGCTCTTGCCAGTTGTTTATGATTAA
- a CDS encoding PQQ-dependent sugar dehydrogenase has translation MKKIVLPVILLLTVVGFILLKPSEERKSPAKEAEALFKSYCLGCHNDQKSPFTNRKWLFGNSKEEIFNSIKNGRQSYGMPSFADGFSDDQISGLTNYIIQLSAESNHVKAKVKKSDVEHSEEQDFIIETVVDGLDIPWGLEFLPNGDLLINERSGQMIRYTQNGEKLLISGLPSIVSEGQGGLLDIELHPDYNNNGWIYFSYSCPNEDNPKLASTAIMRARLQGNELVDKERIFLAMPQTETRHHYGSKLEFDNDGYLFFSVGDRGNRDRHPQYLDNDCGKIHRINDDGSVPDDNPFVGTEDARPTIYSYGHRNPQGVCIHPETGQIWTDEHGPKGGDELNLIKKGANYGWPVISFGINYNGTTFTNDTAKAGLEQPIVYWIPSIAPCGMTFVKGDRYPKWKNNILTGSLSFHYLHRIVLDGDKVVHQEKLLENIGRVRNVEMSPDGFIYVAIEKPGKILKLIPQ, from the coding sequence ATGAAAAAGATTGTTTTACCTGTCATTTTATTGTTAACAGTTGTTGGTTTTATCTTGTTAAAGCCATCCGAAGAAAGGAAATCACCTGCCAAAGAAGCAGAGGCTTTGTTTAAAAGTTATTGTTTGGGTTGTCATAATGATCAAAAATCTCCTTTTACCAATCGAAAATGGTTGTTCGGAAATAGCAAGGAAGAAATATTTAATAGTATAAAAAATGGTCGACAATCCTATGGAATGCCTTCTTTTGCTGATGGTTTTTCCGATGATCAGATAAGTGGATTAACAAATTATATCATTCAATTATCGGCGGAATCAAATCATGTAAAGGCGAAAGTTAAAAAATCGGATGTTGAGCATAGCGAAGAGCAAGATTTTATTATTGAAACAGTAGTAGATGGATTAGATATTCCTTGGGGACTTGAATTTTTACCAAATGGTGATTTGCTGATAAATGAGCGTAGTGGTCAAATGATTAGATATACCCAAAACGGTGAGAAGCTGCTTATTTCTGGTTTGCCTTCAATTGTTTCTGAAGGGCAGGGGGGATTGTTAGATATCGAGCTTCATCCTGATTATAATAATAATGGTTGGATTTATTTTAGTTATTCTTGTCCCAATGAAGATAATCCTAAATTAGCCAGTACAGCAATAATGCGAGCTAGGCTTCAAGGAAATGAGTTAGTCGATAAGGAGCGTATTTTCTTAGCAATGCCTCAAACTGAAACTCGCCATCATTATGGTTCAAAACTAGAGTTTGATAATGATGGTTATTTGTTTTTCTCGGTAGGAGATAGAGGTAACCGCGATCGTCATCCCCAGTATTTAGATAATGATTGTGGTAAAATTCACCGGATAAATGATGATGGATCAGTGCCTGATGATAATCCTTTTGTGGGAACAGAAGATGCGCGTCCTACTATTTACTCTTATGGTCACCGTAACCCTCAAGGGGTTTGCATTCATCCTGAGACCGGTCAAATTTGGACTGATGAACATGGGCCCAAAGGTGGTGATGAATTAAATCTGATAAAAAAAGGTGCAAATTATGGTTGGCCTGTAATATCGTTTGGTATCAATTACAATGGTACTACTTTCACTAACGATACAGCTAAAGCAGGCCTGGAACAACCAATCGTTTACTGGATTCCGTCAATTGCTCCTTGTGGAATGACCTTTGTAAAAGGCGATAGATATCCAAAATGGAAGAATAACATATTAACAGGGTCGCTAAGTTTTCATTATTTGCATCGTATTGTATTGGATGGAGATAAGGTTGTTCATCAAGAAAAATTGTTGGAAAACATAGGTCGCGTGCGTAATGTTGAAATGAGCCCCGATGGATTCATTTATGTAGCCATTGAAAAGCCTGGGAAAATCTTAAAACTCATTCCTCAATAG